From the Prunus dulcis chromosome 4, ALMONDv2, whole genome shotgun sequence genome, one window contains:
- the LOC117625632 gene encoding uncharacterized protein LOC117625632 has protein sequence MANKTRIHGEKMGDVTVIEKILRSMTPKFNYVVCSIEESNDLDTISIDKLQSSLLMHERSMNGHVGEEQALKVIMKINQEEEVEVMADLEEEEKTKANYVEANEEMLLMVYVVDKNASKEELWFLDSGCSNHMCGKKKFFSDIDESFRVSVKLGNNSSIAVMGKGNI, from the exons ATGGCCAACAAGACGAGGATTCATGGTGAGAAAATGGGGGATGTTACTGTCATTGAAAAGATTTTAAGATCTATGACTCCCAAATTCAATTACGTTGTGTGTTCTATTGAGGAATCCAATGATCTAGACACCATATCTATTGATAAGTTGCAAAGCAGCCTTCTGATGCATGAACGTAGCATGAATGGTCATGTTGGGGAAGAACAAGCATTGAAGGTTATTATGAAGATCAATCAAGAGGAAGAGGTCGAGGTCATGGCGGATTTagaggaagaggaaaag ACTAAAGCTAACTATGTAGAAGCTAATGAAGAGATGTTGTTGATGGTTTATGTGGTTGATAAGAATGCTAGCAAAGAAGAGTTATGGTTTCTGGACTCAGGTTGTAGTAATCATATGTGTGGCAAGAAGAAGTTTTTCTCTGATATTGATGAAAGCTTCAGAGTGTCTGTGAAATTGGGAAACAATTCAAGTATAGCTGTGATGGGGAAAGGAAACATATAG